GACTACGAGTACGAGCGCAACGGCACGGCCAATTTGTTCATGCTGTTCGAACCGCTCGCCGGCCAGCGCCACGTCGAGGTGACGGCCCGCCGCACGGCCCAGGACTACGCCCGCGTCGTCCAGGCGTTGGTCGACGTCCGCTATCCGACGGCAACGACGATCGTGCTCGTGCAGGACAACCTCAATACGCACGGCCCGGCGTCCCTCTACGCGGCCTTCCCGCCCACCGAAGCCCGCCGGCTGCTGGCCAAGCTGGAGTTCCACTACACCCCCAAGCACGGGAGTTGGCTCAACATGGCCGAGACGGAGCTGAGCGTGTTGAGCCGCCAGTGTTTGCGCCGCCGCATCCCGGAGGCCGGTATTCTTGCCACGGAGGTCGCGGCCTGGGAGACCGCGCGCAACACGACGAAGGGCAAAGTGCGCTGGCAGTTCACCACCGCCGACGCGCGCATCAAGCTCCAGCGGCTGTATCCCGTCATCCAATCGGTCAACTCCGCAGTGGCGGTGGACTAGGCTACATCGGGAGCCGAGGCGCCCCGGTCGGCCCGCCGCCTGCTGCCGCCCTCTTGGGTACGTCAGCCGAGCCGGCTCCCGACGCCGAGCCCGAGCGTGGCGGCGATCTCGGCGGCCGCGAGCTTTTCCTTGGTGCCGTCGATGCGGGCCTTGGCGGGGCGGACGGCGCCCGCACCGGTCGCGATGGTCATGCCCTCGGGGCCGACCGCGAGGATCGCCCCGGGAGCGCCGTCCCCTTCGACGCGGCGGCTGTCGTAGAGGCGCAGGCGCTTCTCGCCGACGGCGGTATGGGCGCCGGGTTGCGGGTCGCAGCCGCGGATCAGGTCGTGGACCTTCTGCGCGGGTTTCGTCCAGTCGATGGCGGCGTGCGGGTCGCGGCAGAGGGGCTCGTAGGACGCCCTCGCCTCGTCCTGCGGCAGGCGCGGGGCGCGGCCGGCGTCGATGAGGGCGACGCTCTCGAGCACGAGCTCGACGCCGGCGGGAAAGATGCGCTGGTAATAGAGCGCGCCGGCGCTGTCGTCGGGACCGACCTCGATCTCGCGCTGGAGGAGGATCGGCCCCGTGTCGATGCCGGCATCGGTCCAGAAGACGGTGATGCCGGCCTTCGGGTCGCCTTCGATCAGCGTCCAGTTGATGGCGCTGCCGCCGCGGCGGCGCGGCAGGAGCGAGGGGTGGAAGCAGATCGCGCCCTTCGTCGGAATCGCGATCACGGCCTCGGGTACGATCAGCGTGACGTACGCGAGCACGATGAGCTCGGGCGCGAGGGCGGCGATCCCGGCGCGCACCGCTTCCGTCTTGTAGCTCGGCGGCTGATGGCACGGGATGCCCGCGGCGCGCGCCGCGCTCGCGAGGGGATCCGGCTTGCCGCCCGCGTCGGGAGCGCAATACACGGCGGCGACGTCGT
Above is a genomic segment from Deltaproteobacteria bacterium containing:
- a CDS encoding transposase; amino-acid sequence: DYEYERNGTANLFMLFEPLAGQRHVEVTARRTAQDYARVVQALVDVRYPTATTIVLVQDNLNTHGPASLYAAFPPTEARRLLAKLEFHYTPKHGSWLNMAETELSVLSRQCLRRRIPEAGILATEVAAWETARNTTKGKVRWQFTTADARIKLQRLYPVIQSVNSAVAVD
- a CDS encoding methionyl-tRNA formyltransferase; this encodes MALRIVLFGQAAFAEKVLQGLIARGDDVAAVYCAPDAGGKPDPLASAARAAGIPCHQPPSYKTEAVRAGIAALAPELIVLAYVTLIVPEAVIAIPTKGAICFHPSLLPRRRGGSAINWTLIEGDPKAGITVFWTDAGIDTGPILLQREIEVGPDDSAGALYYQRIFPAGVELVLESVALIDAGRAPRLPQDEARASYEPLCRDPHAAIDWTKPAQKVHDLIRGCDPQPGAHTAVGEKRLRLYDSRRVEGDGAPGAILAVGPEGMTIATGAGAVRPAKARIDGTKEKLAAAEIAATLGLGVGSRLG